The following proteins are co-located in the Siansivirga zeaxanthinifaciens CC-SAMT-1 genome:
- a CDS encoding PIG-L family deacetylase, with protein sequence MQKTILTLFLTVFTFSFINAQKPQTPAASEIYESLQKLNFLGSVLYIAAHPDDENTRLISYMSNQVKARTAYLSLTRGDGGQNLIGPEIRELLGVIRTQELLAARRVDGGEQRFTRANDFGFSKHPDETLDIWNKDAVLNDVVLAIRQFKPDIIINRFDHRTPGTTHGHHTSSAMLSFEAFDLAGNKSAYPNQLKNTQVWQPKRLFFNTNSWFYRSQEDFDNADKSKMSTFDIGVYYPLKGMSNNEVASLASSQHLCQGFGRLMQRGSQKEYIEFLKGEPLNNKENIFEGIDTSWNRIKGGAAIGTILNAVEKNFNFTNPSSHLPQLMEAYKLLQNIEDAHWKTQKTKELKSIIEMCAGLYLEASAETPSTTLNQSVKINIEALNRSNQNIILESISQNDGKTIQKQIELKNNDDESFKTDYFIAPDAAYTSPYWLNEKGTLGMYRVDDEALIGKPETPRSVIINFHLKINNTPITLSKPVVYRYSKPDKGELYRPFEIIPEASAKLEEKVIIFSNDKAHDIRVIVKAGRDKLEGFISMSHEKNWLVYPEKQKIEIANKGEEQIVTFTVIPAKNQTEAFINPVIHIKDKTYTKELVEIDYEHIPYQTVLLPSEAKVVRLDIKKKGENIAYITGAGDVVPESLKQIGYQVLTLEPEAITQETLSRFDAVVVGIRAYNIVDALKFKQQILFDFVKNGGNMIVQYNTNRGLKTNELAPYSLSLSRDRVTDENSKVTILNPEHPILNYPNKITQDDFNGWTQERGLYFPDSWDSHFTPILSMHDKDETAKDGSLLVAPYGKGYYIYTGLSFFREFPAGVSGAYRLFANMLSIGKEDLKDTAKIND encoded by the coding sequence ATGCAAAAAACAATACTTACTTTATTCCTTACAGTATTCACATTTTCCTTTATAAACGCCCAAAAACCTCAAACACCTGCTGCTTCAGAGATTTATGAGTCTTTACAGAAACTTAATTTTTTAGGGTCTGTTTTATATATTGCTGCGCATCCAGACGACGAAAATACCAGGCTAATTTCATACATGTCTAATCAGGTAAAGGCCAGAACAGCTTATTTGTCGTTAACGCGTGGCGATGGCGGACAAAACCTTATCGGACCTGAAATTAGAGAACTTCTTGGAGTTATTCGTACTCAAGAACTTCTAGCAGCCAGACGGGTTGATGGTGGCGAACAACGTTTTACTCGAGCCAACGATTTTGGCTTTTCAAAACATCCAGATGAAACGCTCGATATTTGGAATAAAGATGCCGTTTTAAACGATGTTGTTTTGGCAATTAGACAGTTTAAACCCGATATTATTATTAATCGTTTCGACCACAGAACTCCAGGAACCACACATGGCCACCACACCAGTTCTGCCATGTTAAGTTTTGAAGCTTTCGATTTGGCAGGAAACAAATCGGCATATCCAAACCAATTAAAAAACACCCAAGTATGGCAACCAAAACGCCTGTTTTTTAACACGAATTCTTGGTTTTACCGCAGTCAGGAAGATTTCGATAATGCCGACAAATCTAAAATGTCAACCTTCGATATTGGCGTATATTACCCGCTTAAAGGCATGTCTAACAACGAAGTAGCTTCGCTTGCTAGCAGTCAACATTTATGTCAAGGTTTTGGACGATTAATGCAACGCGGTTCACAAAAAGAATACATCGAATTTTTAAAAGGTGAACCACTAAATAATAAAGAAAATATTTTTGAAGGCATAGACACCTCATGGAATCGTATAAAAGGTGGTGCAGCTATTGGCACTATTTTAAATGCTGTTGAAAAGAATTTCAATTTCACCAATCCGTCTTCGCATCTGCCTCAACTTATGGAAGCATACAAACTACTTCAAAATATTGAAGACGCCCATTGGAAAACACAAAAAACCAAAGAATTAAAATCAATTATAGAAATGTGTGCTGGTTTGTATTTAGAAGCTTCAGCCGAAACACCTTCAACCACATTAAATCAATCTGTAAAAATTAATATTGAAGCCTTAAACAGAAGCAATCAAAACATTATTTTAGAAAGTATTTCTCAAAACGACGGAAAGACCATTCAAAAACAAATAGAGTTAAAAAACAATGATGATGAGTCCTTCAAAACAGATTATTTTATTGCTCCCGATGCCGCTTACACATCGCCATACTGGCTTAACGAAAAAGGAACTTTAGGCATGTATCGTGTTGATGATGAAGCTTTAATAGGGAAACCAGAAACACCAAGAAGTGTTATTATAAACTTCCATTTAAAAATAAACAACACCCCTATAACCCTATCGAAGCCAGTTGTTTACAGATACTCAAAACCAGACAAAGGCGAATTATATCGTCCGTTTGAAATCATTCCAGAAGCCTCTGCTAAACTTGAAGAAAAAGTCATCATTTTTAGTAACGACAAAGCCCACGATATTCGTGTTATTGTAAAAGCTGGTCGCGACAAATTAGAAGGATTTATTAGCATGTCGCATGAAAAAAACTGGCTTGTTTATCCTGAAAAACAAAAAATTGAAATTGCTAATAAAGGTGAAGAACAAATTGTGACTTTTACTGTAATTCCAGCTAAAAATCAAACCGAAGCTTTTATAAATCCTGTGATTCATATAAAAGATAAAACATACACAAAAGAATTGGTTGAGATTGATTATGAGCATATTCCTTATCAAACAGTTCTGCTGCCAAGTGAAGCTAAAGTAGTTCGATTGGATATCAAGAAAAAAGGCGAAAACATTGCCTATATTACTGGTGCTGGCGATGTGGTTCCAGAAAGTTTAAAGCAAATAGGTTACCAGGTTCTTACCCTAGAACCCGAAGCCATTACTCAAGAAACCTTAAGCAGATTTGATGCCGTTGTTGTTGGAATTAGAGCTTACAACATTGTTGATGCCCTAAAGTTTAAACAGCAAATTTTATTCGATTTTGTTAAAAATGGTGGTAATATGATTGTGCAATACAACACCAACAGAGGCTTAAAAACAAACGAGTTGGCGCCTTATAGTTTAAGTTTATCGAGAGATCGCGTAACCGATGAAAACTCTAAGGTAACTATTTTAAATCCGGAGCATCCTATTTTAAATTATCCGAATAAAATCACCCAAGATGATTTTAATGGATGGACTCAAGAACGCGGACTGTATTTCCCCGATTCATGGGACAGTCATTTCACACCTATTTTATCGATGCACGATAAAGACGAAACTGCCAAAGACGGAAGTTTACTGGTAGCGCCTTACGGAAAAGGATATTATATATACACTGGTTTAAGCTTTTTTAGAGAGTTCCCTGCGGGCGTTTCTGGTGCCTACAGGCTGTTTGCTAATATGCTATCTATTGGAAAAGAAGATTTAAAAGACACTGCAAAAATAAACGACTAA
- the corA gene encoding magnesium/cobalt transporter CorA has product MAKKRNKKAHKKIGSVPGSVIYTGNKESKELFIEVFDYNHDKFLEKQLNKVEDTFDFKLNDCVSWINLNGLNHVDSIEKLGLHFNLHPLVLEDIVNISQRPKIDEYEDYIFLVLKMLYYDGDENIISEQVSFILGPNYVLSFQESEGDVFDSVRDRIRQGKGRVRTMNADYLLYILMDSIIDYYFNVIETLGYKIEDLETDIFLGNVENTINKDIRDLKKEILRVRRAIFPLREVISRIEKHDSHLIASTTKNYYRDIYDHLIQVSENIDIYREMIWSLMDMYMTTISNKMNEVMKVLTIMASIFIPLTFIAGIYGMNFDYIPELHFKYSYFILWGVMIMLFVAMLIYFKRKKWL; this is encoded by the coding sequence ATGGCTAAAAAGCGAAATAAAAAAGCTCACAAAAAAATTGGTTCGGTTCCTGGTAGCGTTATTTACACCGGTAATAAAGAATCGAAAGAATTGTTTATTGAAGTTTTCGATTATAACCATGATAAATTTCTAGAAAAACAATTAAATAAGGTCGAAGACACCTTCGATTTTAAACTAAACGATTGTGTTTCCTGGATTAATCTTAACGGATTAAATCACGTTGATAGCATCGAAAAATTAGGCTTGCATTTTAATTTACATCCTCTCGTTTTAGAAGATATTGTAAACATTTCACAGCGTCCTAAAATTGATGAATACGAGGATTATATTTTTTTAGTCCTAAAAATGCTTTATTACGATGGAGACGAAAATATCATTTCAGAACAGGTTAGCTTTATTTTAGGTCCGAATTACGTTTTATCATTCCAAGAATCGGAAGGTGATGTGTTTGATAGCGTTCGAGATCGCATCCGTCAAGGAAAAGGTCGCGTACGAACCATGAATGCCGATTACCTGTTGTACATTTTAATGGACTCTATTATAGATTATTATTTTAATGTCATAGAAACGCTTGGCTATAAAATTGAAGATTTAGAAACCGATATTTTTCTTGGAAATGTTGAAAACACCATCAATAAAGACATTAGAGATTTAAAGAAAGAAATTCTACGTGTTCGACGTGCCATTTTTCCGCTTCGCGAAGTTATAAGTCGTATTGAAAAACACGACAGCCACCTCATTGCATCTACTACAAAAAACTATTACAGAGATATTTACGACCATTTAATTCAAGTATCGGAAAACATTGATATTTACCGGGAAATGATTTGGAGTTTAATGGATATGTACATGACAACCATTAGCAATAAAATGAATGAAGTTATGAAAGTTCTAACCATCATGGCTTCCATTTTTATTCCCCTAACATTTATTGCTGGTATTTACGGTATGAATTTCGATTACATCCCAGAATTACATTTTAAATATTCTTATTTCATTTTATGGGGTGTAATGATTATGCTTTTTGTTGCCATGCTTATTTATTTTAAACGAAAAAAATGGCTTTAA
- the ccsA gene encoding cytochrome c biogenesis protein, whose translation MQNKISKIIFSTRLTAVLFIAFAAAMAIGTFLDAGQSTSPTPYTRNLIYNAWWFEAIMLLFTINFIGNIGRYQLYKKEKWGTLILHLAFIFIFIGAFITRYISYEGMMSIREGETENAFLSQKTYITTYIDGDYMIDGVPQRLPLEFEVDFSARLKNDFKIETKYDQQPVTIEIEKFIKGAEEDIIPDDHGEEYLKIVEAGSNGPHNHFLKVGEVQSIHGVLIALNKPTDGAINLTYQNDDLTINSPFEGEYMTMATMAKGTLIKDSIQPLKLRSRYVIGNMQMVFPKPVVKGVFDIVQKSKILKNDEDGVVLKVTTNGITERIGLLGGKGMNNPFKQISVGGLDFAFKYGSKVLELPFSIKLNDFEAERYPGTEKGYSSFSSKVTVIDEQEGSFDYKIFMNHILDHRGYRFFQSSFDPDEKGTILSVNHDYWGTMLTYIGYFLLYLGLLAILFVKGSRFKDLESMLEKVKAKKTKLLGIFLFFLCLNGFAQEHSANDAHNHTAPTKMQIDSILAANITPKEEADRFGYLVIQDLSGRMMPVNTYASEMLRKLSKSDTYGDFDANQVFLSIQESPMLWYNVPIIYLKPKKADTIRSIIGVDKDVKYVTLADFFSNKGTYKLAPYLDEAYKAMTPNAFQKEFKEADQRVNLLYNTVEGMSLKIFPIPNDPNNKWISAYDYKFDNHKIKDTLYGNFIKAGFNTYLYALNAAKKTGDFTNATKLLEAFKKTQHQYGGSVMLTDKKVKTEILYNKYDIFKKLFSWYLYAGSLLFILLIIQIFKEKNKVIDVSVIVFKCIILGIFILHTLGLIARWYISGHAPWSDAYESMIYVAWATMFFGLAFGRKSDLTLASTAFVTSMILMVAHWNWMDPAIANLQPVLDSYWLMIHVAVIVASYGPFTLGMILGLVSLFLMIFTTEKNKVKMDLNIKELTIINEMSLTVGLVMLTIGNFLGGMWANESWGRYWGWDPKETWALISIMVYAFVIHMRLIPGLRGRWFFNLMSIIAFASIMMTYFGVNFYLAGLHSYASGDQIVSVKFILVTCVIVAVIGFFAYRGYAKFYKK comes from the coding sequence ATGCAAAATAAAATCTCCAAAATAATTTTTTCAACACGTCTTACAGCTGTTTTATTTATTGCTTTTGCTGCTGCTATGGCAATAGGTACTTTTTTAGACGCAGGCCAGTCCACATCGCCAACACCATACACTAGAAATTTAATTTACAATGCTTGGTGGTTCGAGGCTATCATGCTGTTATTCACCATTAATTTTATTGGAAATATTGGCAGATACCAACTGTATAAAAAAGAAAAATGGGGCACGCTTATTTTGCATTTAGCGTTTATTTTTATTTTTATTGGAGCTTTTATAACCAGATACATCAGTTACGAAGGGATGATGTCCATTAGAGAAGGCGAAACCGAAAATGCGTTTCTTTCTCAAAAAACATATATCACCACCTATATTGATGGCGATTATATGATAGATGGCGTACCACAACGTTTGCCTTTAGAATTTGAAGTTGATTTTTCGGCAAGGTTGAAAAATGATTTTAAAATTGAAACCAAATACGACCAGCAACCGGTAACTATTGAAATTGAAAAGTTTATAAAAGGAGCCGAAGAAGATATTATTCCCGACGATCATGGCGAGGAGTACTTAAAAATTGTTGAAGCAGGGAGCAATGGACCACACAACCATTTTCTTAAGGTTGGCGAAGTACAAAGTATTCATGGGGTTTTAATTGCACTTAACAAACCTACCGATGGTGCAATAAATTTAACCTACCAAAACGATGATTTAACCATTAATTCGCCTTTTGAAGGTGAATACATGACTATGGCTACCATGGCAAAGGGTACGTTGATTAAAGACAGTATTCAACCACTAAAATTAAGATCACGTTATGTTATTGGAAATATGCAAATGGTATTTCCAAAACCAGTGGTAAAAGGTGTTTTTGATATTGTTCAAAAATCGAAAATTTTAAAAAATGACGAAGATGGTGTTGTATTAAAAGTAACTACTAACGGTATTACAGAGCGCATTGGTTTGCTTGGTGGTAAAGGTATGAACAACCCATTTAAACAAATTTCGGTGGGCGGATTAGATTTTGCTTTTAAATATGGCTCTAAAGTTTTAGAACTTCCTTTTTCTATAAAACTAAACGATTTTGAAGCCGAGCGTTATCCGGGAACTGAAAAGGGCTATTCGTCTTTTTCGAGTAAAGTAACCGTTATCGACGAGCAAGAAGGAAGCTTCGATTATAAAATATTTATGAACCATATTTTAGACCATCGTGGATACCGATTTTTCCAATCGAGTTTCGATCCCGATGAAAAAGGAACCATCTTATCGGTAAATCACGATTATTGGGGCACCATGCTAACCTACATTGGTTACTTTTTGTTGTATTTAGGATTGTTGGCCATCCTTTTCGTTAAAGGCTCACGTTTTAAAGATTTAGAAAGTATGTTGGAAAAAGTGAAAGCTAAAAAAACGAAATTATTAGGCATTTTCTTGTTTTTTTTATGTTTGAATGGATTTGCTCAAGAACATTCTGCAAACGACGCACACAATCATACGGCGCCAACCAAAATGCAAATAGATTCTATTTTAGCGGCCAACATCACACCTAAAGAAGAAGCCGATAGATTTGGATATTTAGTTATTCAGGATTTAAGCGGACGTATGATGCCTGTTAACACATATGCATCAGAAATGCTTCGAAAATTAAGTAAAAGCGACACATACGGAGATTTTGATGCCAATCAGGTATTTCTGTCTATTCAAGAAAGTCCGATGCTGTGGTATAACGTACCAATCATCTATTTAAAGCCTAAAAAAGCAGATACAATACGAAGTATTATTGGTGTCGATAAAGATGTAAAATATGTTACACTGGCCGATTTCTTCAGTAATAAAGGTACTTATAAATTGGCTCCGTATTTAGATGAAGCTTATAAAGCAATGACACCGAATGCGTTTCAAAAAGAATTTAAAGAAGCCGATCAACGTGTTAATTTATTATACAATACGGTTGAAGGCATGTCTTTAAAAATATTTCCTATTCCAAACGACCCTAATAACAAATGGATTTCGGCTTACGATTATAAATTCGATAATCATAAAATTAAAGATACGCTTTATGGTAACTTCATAAAAGCAGGATTTAATACTTACTTGTATGCTTTAAATGCGGCTAAAAAAACGGGCGATTTTACAAATGCAACCAAGCTATTGGAGGCTTTTAAAAAGACACAGCACCAATATGGAGGCAGTGTTATGTTAACAGATAAAAAAGTTAAAACAGAGATTTTATACAACAAATACGACATTTTTAAAAAATTGTTTAGTTGGTATTTATATGCTGGTAGTTTACTGTTTATTCTATTAATTATTCAAATTTTTAAGGAGAAAAATAAAGTTATTGATGTAAGTGTTATAGTTTTTAAATGCATCATTTTAGGCATTTTTATACTGCATACTCTGGGTTTAATAGCGCGTTGGTATATATCTGGGCATGCACCGTGGAGTGATGCTTACGAGTCGATGATTTACGTTGCTTGGGCCACTATGTTTTTTGGTTTAGCCTTCGGAAGAAAAAGTGATTTAACGTTAGCTTCAACAGCCTTTGTAACATCTATGATTTTAATGGTTGCCCACTGGAACTGGATGGATCCTGCTATTGCCAACCTTCAGCCTGTTTTAGATAGTTACTGGTTAATGATTCACGTTGCTGTTATTGTGGCGAGTTACGGGCCGTTTACTTTGGGTATGATTTTAGGATTGGTATCGTTATTCTTGATGATTTTTACTACCGAAAAGAATAAAGTAAAAATGGACTTAAACATAAAAGAACTAACCATTATTAACGAGATGTCCTTAACCGTTGGTTTGGTTATGTTAACCATTGGAAACTTTTTAGGCGGTATGTGGGCAAACGAAAGTTGGGGACGTTACTGGGGCTGGGATCCAAAAGAAACCTGGGCGCTTATTAGTATTATGGTTTATGCTTTTGTAATTCATATGCGATTGATTCCTGGACTTCGTGGTCGTTGGTTTTTTAACCTGATGTCTATTATTGCTTTTGCCAGCATCATGATGACTTACTTTGGAGTTAATTTCTACCTAGCGGGCCTGCATAGTTATGCAAGTGGCGACCAAATAGTAAGTGTTAAATTCATTTTAGTAACCTGTGTTATTGTTGCTGTAATTGGGTTTTTTGCTTATCGAGGGTATGCTAAATTTTACAAAAAGTAG
- a CDS encoding Rossmann-like and DUF2520 domain-containing protein produces MISVVIIGAGNVATHLYRAFKAAENISVIQWYNRNLDTLKPYAKEVEIVNDLSALKEADLYLLAVSDDAIKSLTNKLPFENRLVAHTSGSVGIYDIDKKHKRGVFYPLQSFSKAAKLDFANVPICIEALESKDYHVLKNLAISIGSPTKKVNTDQRRVLHLAAVFVNNFTNQLYRVAHEITESEGAEFDLLKPLILETAKKVQDLSPYKAQTGPAKRNDKKTMRKHLKLLNETPHHKAIYELLTESIQRTHGRKKL; encoded by the coding sequence ATGATTTCAGTAGTTATTATTGGCGCAGGAAATGTAGCCACACATTTGTACCGAGCTTTTAAAGCAGCCGAAAACATATCGGTTATTCAATGGTATAATAGAAATTTAGACACATTAAAACCTTATGCTAAAGAGGTTGAAATAGTTAACGATTTAAGTGCCTTAAAAGAAGCCGATTTATACCTTTTGGCCGTTAGCGACGATGCTATTAAAAGCTTAACAAATAAACTCCCTTTTGAAAACCGACTGGTAGCACACACCTCTGGAAGTGTTGGCATTTACGATATCGATAAAAAACATAAACGCGGCGTTTTTTATCCCCTGCAGTCGTTTAGCAAAGCGGCTAAATTAGATTTTGCAAATGTTCCCATTTGTATTGAAGCGCTTGAAAGCAAAGACTATCATGTTTTAAAAAATCTGGCTATAAGTATTGGCAGTCCTACCAAAAAAGTAAATACAGACCAAAGAAGGGTTCTGCATTTAGCGGCTGTTTTTGTAAACAACTTTACCAATCAACTTTACAGAGTAGCGCATGAAATTACAGAAAGTGAAGGCGCCGAATTCGATTTATTAAAACCATTAATACTGGAAACCGCAAAAAAAGTGCAAGATTTATCGCCTTATAAAGCACAAACGGGTCCTGCAAAACGCAACGATAAAAAAACGATGAGAAAACATTTAAAACTTTTAAATGAAACACCGCATCATAAAGCTATTTACGAATTATTAACCGAATCGATACAACGTACCCATGGAAGAAAAAAGCTATAA
- a CDS encoding geranylgeranylglycerol-phosphate geranylgeranyltransferase, whose product MSILKLIRWKNLVMIGMVQLLVKYAFLEPLGASVRLDTTGIIILILATMCIAAAGNIINDIYDVETDFVNKPNKLIVGKTITEKAAYNWFLIFNIVGVGLGSYLSHVVNKSAFFSLFVITSALLYMYATYLKQTVFFGNLVIAILVGLSVLIVGFFELIPSMNHLNRDTQLAFFKVIFHYSLFAFAINLIREIVKDIEDFKGDSKASIQTFPVRFGIKKATHFVFILTLILALIIVIYVNEILYKNIIAVLYFLIFIIGPLVYVAIKLLTTKTKKDLHQVSNLLKIIMLFGMLSLLLYKYILI is encoded by the coding sequence TTGAGTATTCTTAAACTTATTCGCTGGAAAAACCTCGTTATGATTGGCATGGTACAATTACTTGTAAAGTATGCCTTTTTGGAGCCTTTAGGAGCGTCAGTGCGTTTAGATACCACAGGTATTATTATATTAATATTAGCCACAATGTGCATTGCTGCTGCTGGTAATATTATAAATGATATTTACGATGTAGAAACCGATTTTGTAAACAAACCCAACAAATTAATAGTTGGTAAAACCATAACAGAAAAAGCAGCATACAATTGGTTTTTAATTTTTAATATTGTGGGCGTTGGTCTGGGTTCTTACTTAAGTCATGTCGTTAATAAAAGTGCCTTTTTTTCGTTGTTTGTTATAACCTCGGCACTGCTATACATGTATGCAACCTATTTAAAGCAAACCGTATTTTTTGGCAATTTGGTAATAGCTATTTTAGTTGGGCTAAGTGTTTTAATTGTTGGTTTTTTTGAATTAATACCGAGTATGAACCATCTAAACAGAGATACACAACTCGCTTTTTTTAAAGTCATTTTTCATTACAGCTTGTTTGCATTTGCTATTAATTTAATAAGAGAAATAGTGAAAGATATAGAAGATTTTAAAGGCGACTCTAAAGCCAGCATTCAAACGTTTCCTGTTAGATTTGGAATAAAAAAAGCAACGCATTTCGTTTTTATATTAACTCTTATTTTGGCTTTAATAATCGTTATTTATGTAAATGAAATTTTATATAAAAACATAATAGCTGTTCTCTACTTTTTAATTTTTATTATTGGTCCGTTAGTTTACGTAGCTATAAAACTTCTTACAACCAAAACGAAAAAAGACTTACACCAAGTAAGCAATCTTCTAAAAATCATTATGCTTTTCGGGATGCTTTCTTTACTTTTATACAAGTACATCTTAATTTAA
- a CDS encoding mechanosensitive ion channel domain-containing protein: MTFIEAYQKQLIISAFVLLFLFIVRLILRFAINKIGHKTGINDARIRLIRRYSTVTLIMLAILIESFIFGTDFKDLAVIFSSIFAVIGIGLFAVWSILSNITSGIIMFFNFPYKVGDKIEIHDHDFPIRAIIEDIRAFQVHLRLENGNLVTYPNNLMLQKAVTLIQKDAIEDDMESI; encoded by the coding sequence ATGACCTTTATAGAAGCATATCAAAAACAATTAATCATATCGGCATTTGTACTTTTATTTTTATTTATAGTAAGACTCATACTTAGGTTTGCTATTAATAAAATAGGACACAAAACAGGAATTAACGATGCCAGAATTAGATTAATTAGGAGATACTCTACCGTAACCCTTATCATGTTGGCTATTTTAATTGAGTCCTTTATTTTTGGCACAGACTTTAAGGATTTAGCTGTTATTTTCTCGTCTATTTTTGCCGTTATTGGTATTGGTTTGTTTGCCGTTTGGTCTATTCTAAGCAATATCACTTCGGGCATTATTATGTTTTTTAATTTCCCATATAAAGTTGGTGATAAAATTGAAATTCATGATCATGATTTTCCAATTAGAGCTATTATTGAAGATATTAGAGCCTTTCAAGTTCATCTTAGGTTAGAAAATGGCAATTTAGTAACTTACCCTAATAATTTAATGCTTCAAAAAGCAGTGACTTTAATTCAAAAAGATGCTATTGAAGACGATATGGAATCAATCTAA
- a CDS encoding Maf family nucleotide pyrophosphatase, producing the protein MLSEKLKNHHIILASGSPRRQEFFKNLNLDFEIRLKPIEENYPAELTHLHISNYLAELKSIPYKNELKPNDILITSDTIVWHNNKALGKPIDATDAFNIIKSLSNTTHEVITSVCFTTNSFQKTIHDITKVTFKALTNEEIEFYIKTAMPFDKAGAYGIQEWIGQIGVEKIEGSYFNVMGLPTHLVYKTLIDIANQA; encoded by the coding sequence ATGTTAAGCGAAAAACTCAAAAACCATCATATTATATTGGCTTCAGGTTCGCCCAGAAGACAGGAATTTTTCAAAAATTTAAATTTAGATTTCGAAATTAGATTGAAACCTATTGAAGAAAATTATCCCGCCGAACTCACTCACTTACATATAAGTAATTATCTTGCAGAATTAAAATCCATTCCTTATAAGAATGAATTAAAGCCCAATGATATTTTAATAACAAGCGATACCATTGTTTGGCACAACAACAAAGCATTGGGCAAACCAATCGATGCTACCGATGCTTTCAATATTATAAAATCGTTAAGTAACACCACACACGAAGTCATTACATCGGTGTGCTTTACAACCAATTCGTTTCAAAAAACCATTCACGATATTACAAAAGTTACTTTTAAAGCATTAACCAACGAAGAAATTGAGTTTTATATTAAAACCGCCATGCCCTTCGACAAAGCTGGTGCTTATGGTATACAAGAATGGATTGGACAAATTGGCGTTGAAAAAATTGAGGGTTCCTATTTTAATGTTATGGGTTTACCCACGCATCTTGTCTACAAAACGTTAATAGATATTGCCAACCAAGCATAA
- a CDS encoding group III truncated hemoglobin yields the protein MQKKDIKTRADVFLLVSSFYEKVKKDAVLAPFFNEAITDWDAHLERLTSFWESSLFLKTKYLGNPLEVHVKVDQVHNKTITELHFGLWLNLWFQTIDQFFEGENADNAKRRARKMGTFLYLKIFEARQ from the coding sequence ATGCAAAAGAAAGATATTAAAACCAGAGCCGATGTATTTTTGCTAGTTTCTTCATTTTACGAAAAAGTAAAAAAAGACGCTGTTTTAGCACCATTTTTTAACGAAGCTATTACAGATTGGGATGCGCATTTAGAACGATTAACCAGTTTTTGGGAATCTAGTTTGTTTTTGAAAACCAAATATTTAGGCAATCCTTTAGAGGTTCATGTAAAAGTAGATCAGGTGCACAATAAAACCATAACCGAACTCCATTTTGGCTTGTGGTTAAATTTATGGTTTCAAACCATAGACCAATTTTTTGAAGGTGAAAATGCCGATAACGCCAAACGGCGAGCTCGAAAAATGGGAACTTTTTTATATTTAAAAATTTTTGAAGCCCGCCAATAA
- a CDS encoding KdsC family phosphatase: MEEKSYKEYLEHITTFIFDVDGVLTDGFVNVTSDGELLRKMHVRDGYALKYAINAGYNIAIISAGTNEGVKIRLEGLGIPHVYLGSTNKVDTFKQYIKETNIKPENILYMGDDIPDRQVMTMVGLPTCPQDAVPEIKSVSKYISHRKGGEGAVRDVLEQVLKVQNNWMV, translated from the coding sequence ATGGAAGAAAAAAGCTATAAAGAATATTTAGAACACATTACCACATTTATTTTTGATGTTGATGGTGTTTTAACCGACGGATTTGTTAATGTTACTTCTGATGGTGAATTGTTAAGAAAAATGCACGTAAGAGATGGTTATGCTTTAAAATACGCCATAAACGCGGGTTATAACATTGCTATTATTTCAGCAGGAACCAACGAAGGGGTAAAAATTAGATTGGAAGGCTTAGGAATTCCTCACGTTTATTTAGGATCGACCAATAAAGTTGACACGTTTAAGCAGTACATTAAAGAAACCAATATTAAACCCGAAAATATACTTTATATGGGCGATGATATCCCCGACAGACAGGTTATGACCATGGTTGGTTTACCTACCTGCCCACAGGATGCTGTTCCAGAGATTAAAAGCGTTTCCAAATATATTTCACATCGAAAAGGTGGTGAAGGAGCCGTTCGTGATGTCCTTGAACAAGTATTAAAAGTTCAAAACAATTGGATGGTATAA